One segment of Paenibacillus rhizovicinus DNA contains the following:
- a CDS encoding carbohydrate ABC transporter permease, translating to MNPNIDSQITSGGTGDSASAVNQISRLTNALLVVLFILLSIACLFPLLLVISVSFTNEHAIVLHGYNIIPKQFSDYAYRYLFKDPGEIIRGYGISILVTVVGTIGSLLLTALYAFPISRKDMPYRNALAFIVFFTMLFSGGLVPWYLAYSVAGLKDTLWALIIPNLVVPFNVLIMRTFFSNTIPGSLIEAAKIDGSGEVRIFAQIILPLSTPVMATIGLFQTLTYWNDWFTSSVFISNNHLVSLQYLMYKVINNIQYLNSGRVDASVAGKVAATIPTETVRMAMAIVGIGPIILVYPFLQKYFVKGLTVGSVKG from the coding sequence ATGAATCCAAATATCGATTCTCAAATCACGAGCGGGGGCACGGGAGATTCCGCTTCGGCAGTGAATCAGATTTCCCGTTTGACGAACGCGCTGTTGGTCGTGCTATTCATACTGCTTTCCATCGCTTGCCTGTTTCCGCTGCTGCTCGTCATCTCCGTGTCTTTTACCAACGAGCACGCGATCGTGCTGCACGGATATAACATTATTCCGAAGCAATTTTCCGATTATGCGTATCGTTACTTGTTCAAGGACCCCGGCGAAATCATACGCGGCTACGGGATTTCAATCCTGGTCACCGTTGTCGGCACGATCGGAAGTCTGCTGTTAACGGCGCTGTACGCGTTTCCGATCTCGCGCAAAGATATGCCGTACCGCAATGCGCTGGCATTCATCGTCTTTTTCACCATGCTGTTCAGCGGCGGGCTCGTCCCTTGGTATTTGGCCTATTCGGTCGCGGGATTGAAAGATACGTTGTGGGCGCTGATCATACCCAATCTGGTCGTGCCGTTCAACGTGCTGATCATGCGGACCTTCTTCTCCAATACGATACCCGGGTCTTTGATCGAAGCAGCCAAGATCGACGGGTCCGGAGAAGTTCGAATATTCGCGCAAATTATCCTTCCGCTATCTACGCCGGTCATGGCGACGATCGGCCTTTTCCAAACGTTAACCTACTGGAACGATTGGTTTACGAGCTCGGTATTCATCAGCAACAATCATCTCGTCAGCCTGCAGTACCTGATGTACAAGGTCATCAACAATATTCAATATTTAAACTCGGGGAGGGTAGATGCCTCCGTAGCGGGAAAAGTGGCGGCGACGATTCCGACCGAAACCGTAAGAATGGCGATGGCCATCGTCGGCATCGGGCCCATCATATTGGTTTATCCGTTTCTGCAAAAGTATTTCGTTAAGGGTCTCACTGTCGGCTCCGTGAAAGGCTAG
- a CDS encoding ABC transporter substrate-binding protein, with amino-acid sequence MQFNKKMGTTALAVSLVMATTLVGCSKDSNSDSAANAVHATNGGTANNASTDAKANNASTDAKANNATPDAAPSLDPVELSIYYPGGEQKDVAAVEEEMNKQLKDKINATVKIHAVDWGNWDQKINLMVASGEPFDLVWTGSGDYSVNVAKGAFTDLTDLLDKDAPELKAQINPVLLSGTQINGKNYAIPIEKELAEQFGVMLNKDLVDKYQFDLSTVKTLADLEPMLQTIKDKETGVVPFWGSKNVTTLIPYEQNGSDPVPGVIPLDGTTKVVDQWETPEMLQLLKTMKEWNQKGFFQQDPATQKDSTANDQAGTVFAEWSQLTPGKDKVLSQGWGHPLVQVALSEPYTTSADLSGSMTAISRTSKNPDRAMMLINLLHTDAQLLNTLVNGVEGKHFVKVSDNVIKLPDGVQAGQSAYAPGNSWQEGNQFLDYLWDNEDSQKWEAYKAFNASAKPSPIVGFTFNADPVKNEEAAINNVYNAYIDGLATGTIDYEKVLPDFVDKMKKAGLEKVIAERQKQIDAFLANKG; translated from the coding sequence ATGCAGTTCAACAAGAAGATGGGGACGACGGCGCTGGCGGTATCGCTTGTAATGGCTACGACACTTGTCGGGTGCTCCAAGGACAGTAATTCCGATTCGGCTGCCAATGCGGTTCATGCGACGAACGGCGGGACGGCAAACAACGCGTCGACGGACGCGAAAGCAAACAACGCGTCGACAGACGCCAAAGCAAACAACGCGACGCCAGATGCGGCTCCAAGTCTGGATCCGGTGGAGCTGTCAATTTATTACCCAGGCGGAGAGCAAAAGGACGTTGCTGCGGTAGAAGAAGAGATGAACAAGCAGCTGAAAGACAAGATCAATGCAACGGTCAAGATTCACGCAGTCGACTGGGGCAACTGGGATCAAAAAATCAATTTGATGGTCGCTTCCGGCGAACCGTTCGACCTGGTATGGACGGGCAGCGGCGATTACAGCGTCAACGTCGCCAAAGGCGCATTCACGGATTTGACGGATTTGCTCGACAAGGATGCGCCTGAACTGAAAGCGCAAATCAATCCGGTGCTTCTCTCGGGCACGCAGATTAACGGCAAAAATTACGCGATTCCGATCGAGAAGGAACTGGCCGAGCAATTCGGCGTCATGCTGAACAAGGATTTGGTGGACAAGTACCAGTTCGATCTTAGCACCGTCAAGACGTTGGCCGATCTGGAACCGATGCTGCAGACGATCAAGGACAAAGAGACTGGTGTCGTGCCGTTCTGGGGTTCCAAAAACGTAACGACTTTAATCCCATACGAGCAAAACGGCAGCGATCCGGTTCCGGGCGTCATTCCGCTTGACGGAACGACCAAGGTTGTCGATCAATGGGAGACGCCGGAGATGCTGCAATTGCTGAAGACGATGAAGGAATGGAATCAAAAGGGCTTCTTCCAGCAAGATCCTGCCACGCAGAAGGACAGCACGGCTAATGATCAAGCAGGTACCGTTTTTGCAGAATGGTCACAGTTGACGCCTGGCAAAGATAAAGTGCTAAGCCAAGGGTGGGGCCATCCGCTCGTGCAAGTCGCGCTTAGCGAGCCTTACACGACAAGTGCCGATCTGTCCGGCTCGATGACAGCGATTTCACGCACGTCCAAAAACCCGGATCGCGCGATGATGCTGATCAATCTGCTGCACACGGACGCGCAATTGCTGAATACGCTCGTCAACGGCGTGGAAGGCAAACATTTCGTGAAGGTCAGCGATAATGTCATCAAGCTGCCGGACGGCGTGCAAGCGGGTCAAAGCGCCTATGCGCCGGGAAACAGCTGGCAGGAAGGCAACCAGTTCCTCGATTATCTGTGGGATAACGAGGATTCCCAGAAGTGGGAGGCGTACAAGGCTTTTAACGCATCGGCAAAACCGTCCCCGATCGTAGGTTTTACCTTTAATGCCGATCCGGTCAAGAACGAGGAAGCCGCAATCAATAATGTTTACAATGCCTATATAGACGGTCTGGCAACGGGAACGATCGATTACGAGAAGGTTTTGCCTGATTTCGTAGACAAGATGAAGAAGGCGGGACTTGAGAAGGTCATCGCCGAGAGACAAAAACAAATCGACGCATTCCTGGCGAATAAGGGTTAA
- a CDS encoding response regulator: MLTMIIADDEYNVREGLKEVVRWEELGIQVIGDAADGQEAVERCRELKPDILLTDIRMPLMDGLEAAIKLRELGNPVRLIIISGAEDFNYAKTALSLNADGYILKPIKIAELQQTLRKVVASILAERGREAQTEQLQQQLHQNMPVLREKFLTQLTLGMMKDEESVRQKMTYFALPFTTEGPWTAAVLQIDDYEKAVERYSGTNKQLLSFSVNNLLEEIVSRSGSCVTFFMNENEHVILFSSAARDDRSPMNVCREMIQCVHSFLQLPSSCGIGNPVRNATDIYNSYQEALAAIKYRFYTGKNSVLSIGDFQSDDRSVEFPQLFDAEQDLLRLIKLGDSEQAAAKIRFIFNTLCDNRRLPVGYVQSVCAELVNVAGKAVLELDENIRHIVPDYSSVFHDIYGKREAAELQEVMLAFFGKLTAHFALKHSQKNARTIHKIKTIIEQTYMNHISLTKLAEEVYLSPNYISLIFKQETGESITEYITKVRMEAAMELLKSPDLKILEVSEMVGFENATYFSTVFKKYAGMHPQKHRSLYLNE, translated from the coding sequence ATGCTAACGATGATTATCGCTGACGACGAATACAACGTGCGGGAAGGGTTGAAGGAAGTCGTTCGTTGGGAGGAGCTCGGCATTCAGGTGATCGGGGATGCCGCGGACGGCCAAGAAGCGGTTGAGCGATGCCGCGAACTGAAGCCCGATATCCTTCTGACGGATATCCGCATGCCCCTGATGGACGGGCTGGAAGCCGCGATCAAATTGAGAGAGCTGGGCAATCCCGTTCGGCTCATTATCATAAGCGGCGCGGAAGATTTCAATTACGCGAAGACAGCGCTGAGCCTGAACGCGGACGGTTACATTCTGAAGCCGATCAAGATCGCCGAGCTGCAGCAGACGCTCCGCAAGGTCGTTGCTTCCATCCTCGCCGAGCGCGGCCGGGAAGCGCAGACCGAACAGCTGCAGCAGCAGCTGCATCAGAATATGCCCGTGCTTCGCGAGAAATTTCTGACGCAATTAACGCTTGGCATGATGAAGGACGAGGAAAGCGTACGGCAGAAGATGACTTACTTCGCTTTGCCGTTCACGACGGAAGGACCATGGACGGCTGCCGTGCTCCAAATCGACGATTACGAGAAAGCCGTCGAACGCTACAGCGGAACGAATAAACAGCTGCTCAGCTTCTCGGTCAACAATTTGCTGGAGGAGATCGTGTCCCGAAGCGGGAGCTGCGTCACCTTCTTCATGAATGAAAACGAGCACGTCATTCTGTTCAGCAGCGCAGCGCGCGATGATCGCAGCCCAATGAACGTCTGCCGGGAGATGATTCAATGCGTGCATTCCTTCCTGCAGCTGCCCTCTTCGTGCGGAATCGGGAATCCCGTACGGAATGCCACCGATATTTACAACTCCTATCAGGAGGCGCTGGCGGCCATCAAATACCGGTTCTACACGGGGAAAAATTCGGTACTGTCGATCGGGGATTTTCAATCGGACGACCGGTCCGTGGAGTTCCCTCAGCTCTTCGACGCGGAGCAGGATCTGCTCCGGCTCATCAAACTCGGCGATTCGGAACAGGCAGCAGCCAAAATCCGGTTCATCTTCAATACGCTGTGCGACAATAGGCGCTTGCCTGTCGGATACGTCCAGAGCGTCTGCGCCGAGCTTGTCAACGTGGCGGGCAAAGCCGTGCTCGAGCTCGACGAGAACATCCGGCATATCGTTCCGGATTATTCCTCCGTGTTCCACGATATTTACGGCAAGCGGGAAGCAGCGGAGCTGCAGGAGGTTATGCTTGCCTTCTTCGGCAAGCTGACCGCGCATTTCGCCCTGAAGCATTCCCAGAAAAATGCGCGGACCATTCACAAAATCAAGACGATCATCGAACAAACCTACATGAATCATATTTCCCTGACGAAGCTTGCGGAAGAAGTTTATCTATCGCCGAACTACATCAGCTTGATCTTCAAGCAAGAAACGGGGGAGAGCATTACCGAGTATATTACGAAAGTGCGCATGGAAGCAGCTATGGAGCTGCTGAAATCTCCGGATCTGAAAATACTGGAGGTCAGCGAAATGGTCGGCTTCGAGAACGCGACTTATTTCAGCACCGTGTTCAAGAAATACGCCGGCATGCATCCGCAAAAGCATCGTTCGCTGTATCTGAATGAGTAG
- a CDS encoding sensor histidine kinase, with product MLRKLESLMPNVNLKYRLLLYFLVLVILPTSIISLTIYNESYQTITNNINASIQKNLTMTEIVINKKFDEMGDVANSIYLNPDMIDILSADPPSDQIGFVNELANLNKILDSYAKPNGPNAQFVPKLYMLNRPEYFQYNFSRNVSTISEIETKQWYTDLPPKARYSVIGLQINTTSSGTVYTIKLAKRLFGLKNVAIPYVGLLTIDADINDFNSMLDQLKPSVHSSVFIIDSQANVIVSPDLSLVSESMADSPYIKKLMNSQSNIGSFGERIGGLSELVSFRRIDSLGWTAVSISPTSDLNGKLISFRRAMYAVLALCMALAFGIALVLSNNITNPIRKFIKSMSYAQEGNFDIQIQYARKDEFTYLFSQYNKMIMQIKELINKLYVSEVKKKEAELKALQSQINPHFLYNTLDSINWIALRHDVPDISHMVTSLSDFFRYSLSKGRSIILIEEEIRQVESYLSIQKFRFKDRLDYSLQIEPEVYGHYTVKLILQPLVENAIIHGIEKRHGRGCIDIRARMNGAWIHVEIADDGIGADVNALNAMLDDNSGTNKSFGTVNVNQRLKQLFGNEAGIRYYARDGQGLIVVVTIPAVTTWEDEEDHANDDYR from the coding sequence ATGCTCCGGAAGCTCGAATCCTTAATGCCGAACGTCAACCTGAAGTACCGATTGCTGCTCTACTTCCTGGTTCTGGTTATCCTGCCGACTTCGATTATTTCTCTGACCATCTACAACGAGTCGTACCAGACGATCACGAACAACATCAACGCCTCCATACAGAAAAACTTAACGATGACGGAAATCGTCATCAACAAAAAGTTCGACGAAATGGGCGACGTGGCGAACTCCATCTATCTGAATCCGGACATGATCGATATTTTGTCGGCGGACCCTCCGTCCGACCAAATCGGCTTCGTGAACGAACTGGCCAATTTGAACAAAATTCTCGACAGCTATGCGAAACCCAACGGCCCCAATGCCCAATTCGTGCCGAAGCTGTACATGTTGAACAGACCCGAATACTTTCAGTATAATTTCTCTCGCAACGTATCCACGATCAGCGAAATCGAAACGAAGCAATGGTACACCGACTTGCCGCCCAAAGCCCGTTATTCCGTTATCGGATTGCAAATCAATACTACGTCCTCCGGCACGGTCTACACGATCAAGCTCGCCAAGCGTCTGTTCGGATTGAAGAACGTCGCTATTCCCTATGTCGGCCTGTTGACGATCGACGCGGATATTAACGACTTCAACAGCATGCTGGACCAGTTGAAACCTTCCGTCCATAGTTCCGTCTTCATCATCGACAGCCAAGCGAACGTCATCGTGAGCCCGGACCTGTCGTTAGTCAGCGAGAGCATGGCGGATTCGCCCTATATCAAAAAGTTAATGAACAGCCAGAGCAACATCGGCTCGTTCGGCGAACGCATCGGCGGACTGTCCGAGCTCGTCTCCTTCCGGCGGATCGACTCGCTGGGCTGGACGGCCGTCTCCATCTCTCCGACCAGCGACCTGAACGGCAAGCTGATCTCGTTCCGGCGGGCGATGTACGCGGTGCTTGCCCTATGCATGGCGCTGGCTTTCGGAATCGCGCTCGTGCTGTCGAACAATATTACGAATCCGATCCGCAAGTTCATTAAGTCGATGTCCTACGCGCAAGAAGGAAATTTCGACATTCAGATCCAATACGCGCGTAAAGACGAGTTTACCTATTTGTTTAGTCAATACAATAAAATGATAATGCAGATCAAAGAACTGATCAATAAATTGTACGTCAGCGAAGTCAAGAAGAAGGAAGCCGAGCTTAAAGCGCTCCAATCGCAGATTAACCCGCATTTTCTGTACAATACGCTCGACTCGATTAACTGGATCGCGCTCCGTCATGACGTGCCCGACATCAGTCACATGGTGACGAGCCTGTCCGACTTTTTCCGGTACAGCCTCAGCAAAGGAAGAAGCATCATCCTGATCGAAGAAGAGATTCGCCAAGTCGAGAGCTACTTGTCGATTCAGAAATTCCGATTCAAGGATCGGCTCGACTACTCGCTTCAGATCGAACCGGAAGTTTACGGTCATTACACGGTGAAGCTGATTTTGCAGCCGCTAGTTGAAAACGCCATCATCCATGGCATAGAGAAGCGCCACGGCAGAGGCTGCATCGATATCCGGGCACGCATGAACGGGGCGTGGATACATGTCGAAATCGCCGATGACGGTATCGGCGCCGATGTAAATGCGCTGAACGCCATGTTGGACGACAATAGCGGGACGAATAAATCCTTCGGAACGGTAAACGTCAATCAGCGGCTTAAGCAGTTATTCGGCAACGAGGCGGGCATTCGTTATTACGCAAGGGACGGACAAGGCCTTATCGTCGTCGTGACGATTCCGGCCGTTACAACCTGGGAGGATGAAGAGGACCATGCTAACGATGATTATCGCTGA
- a CDS encoding ABC transporter substrate-binding protein — protein MMKSTLSLSAAIFVCMWLSGCTDANSQQAENADKAFKPQVKIKLGVQSSAATKDLERQLDDFNANHAAYKVELMPLPTDGYDETLNMLMTSGQAPDVFQIGTDWLTTYVYKNWLQDLSEIVDGKISEHFPRWAAEYTKENEHYYAVPSSMMTLRLVYNKDLLKAGTGCLEGKPPATLDELRVCADSITKAGTGYRKYGFALPAGEDWAGFIQPLELANTYSGIDYYDFAHGRYDFTVYRPWFETILAMKREGGLFPGEISLKSDTALTQFAQGNIGMMYMSNRDFAQFSAMDAHAFQWGVAMPPLLDASLKGKGALIIYPDPPFVINAFSEHKQEAAELWEFLQSPSFLGALYKQGNLIPTRQDVTGDSGNQPLLPEFEAFLPGSEESPYPQEPKFILQDAPSSSGPKNIGDSLRMKVYRQIVEGVEKPEAALEALTELYNKSLNEAKTAKLINIDHYVFPSFDPLHPLLENQ, from the coding sequence ATGATGAAAAGCACTCTCTCGCTTTCGGCGGCGATTTTTGTATGCATGTGGTTGTCGGGCTGCACGGACGCCAATAGCCAGCAAGCGGAGAACGCCGACAAGGCGTTCAAGCCGCAAGTGAAAATCAAGTTAGGCGTGCAGTCCTCCGCGGCGACGAAGGACCTGGAGAGGCAGCTGGATGATTTTAACGCGAACCATGCTGCGTACAAAGTCGAGCTGATGCCCTTGCCGACCGATGGATACGACGAGACGCTTAATATGCTCATGACGTCTGGACAAGCTCCCGACGTGTTCCAGATTGGAACGGATTGGCTGACGACGTATGTCTATAAAAACTGGCTTCAAGACTTGTCCGAGATCGTAGACGGCAAGATCAGCGAGCATTTTCCGCGTTGGGCAGCCGAATATACGAAGGAAAACGAACACTACTACGCGGTTCCGTCCAGCATGATGACGCTGCGTCTTGTGTACAACAAAGATTTGCTGAAAGCAGGAACTGGCTGCCTGGAAGGGAAGCCGCCGGCCACGCTCGATGAGTTGCGCGTCTGCGCCGATTCCATTACGAAAGCGGGAACAGGTTATCGGAAATACGGGTTTGCGCTTCCGGCGGGCGAAGATTGGGCCGGCTTCATACAGCCGCTCGAGCTGGCGAATACGTACAGCGGCATCGACTACTATGATTTTGCGCATGGCCGGTACGATTTCACCGTCTACCGTCCTTGGTTTGAAACGATATTGGCGATGAAGCGGGAGGGAGGCTTGTTTCCCGGCGAAATATCGCTGAAGAGCGACACGGCCTTGACGCAATTCGCCCAGGGCAATATCGGCATGATGTATATGAGCAACCGGGATTTCGCGCAGTTCAGCGCGATGGATGCGCATGCCTTTCAATGGGGAGTCGCGATGCCTCCGCTGCTGGATGCATCCCTCAAAGGCAAGGGCGCACTGATCATTTATCCTGATCCGCCGTTCGTCATCAATGCCTTTTCGGAGCATAAGCAGGAAGCCGCGGAGCTGTGGGAGTTTTTGCAATCTCCGTCGTTCCTTGGCGCCTTATACAAGCAGGGTAACTTGATTCCGACGCGTCAGGACGTGACGGGCGATTCCGGAAATCAGCCTTTGCTGCCCGAATTCGAAGCGTTCCTGCCTGGATCGGAGGAATCGCCATACCCGCAAGAGCCCAAGTTTATTTTGCAGGATGCGCCATCTTCGAGCGGTCCCAAGAACATAGGCGATTCGCTGCGGATGAAAGTCTACAGGCAAATCGTAGAGGGCGTAGAGAAGCCGGAAGCGGCCTTGGAAGCGTTAACGGAGCTGTATAACAAGTCGCTTAACGAAGCTAAAACCGCCAAATTGATCAATATTGACCACTATGTGTTTCCTTCGTTCGACCCGCTGCATCCGCTTTTGGAAAATCAATAG
- a CDS encoding zinc-dependent alcohol dehydrogenase → MENTQIVFTEPWKVDVQHGSIADRRLEGKQALVRKLYTLISAGTELACLSGLESWFLMPGVPGYSAVSEIVELGPEANGFQVGDRIYHHGNHARYEVVETDGFCLKVPNGLESRRVPFTRLATVAITAIRSSRIEVGDYVGVSGMGLVGNMASQLAKLQGGNVIGVDLSESRLRMALQCGLNHAVQIGQGSVKEQIMAFTQGEGVSTMIEATGVPKVAEDALDWVKRSGELILLGSPRGEYQTDLTNALNHCHLYQGGDLTLKGAHEWRYPVMPNEFVKHSIYRNSKVVFSLMEQNRLQIEPLISHVVKPEEAPQAYEGLRFRKDDYNGVLFDWQ, encoded by the coding sequence ATGGAAAATACGCAAATCGTCTTTACGGAACCCTGGAAAGTCGACGTTCAACATGGCAGCATTGCGGATCGCCGGCTAGAAGGAAAGCAAGCCTTGGTTCGCAAATTATATACATTGATCAGCGCGGGAACGGAACTCGCATGCCTGTCGGGCTTGGAGAGCTGGTTCCTCATGCCGGGCGTGCCGGGATACTCGGCCGTCAGCGAGATCGTAGAGCTCGGCCCGGAAGCGAACGGCTTCCAGGTCGGAGATCGTATCTACCATCATGGCAACCATGCCAGATACGAAGTGGTGGAGACGGACGGCTTCTGCCTGAAGGTGCCGAACGGCCTGGAATCGCGCCGGGTTCCTTTTACGCGGCTGGCAACGGTGGCGATCACGGCAATCCGTTCCTCCCGGATTGAAGTCGGAGACTACGTGGGCGTGAGCGGGATGGGACTGGTCGGCAACATGGCATCCCAACTTGCCAAGCTGCAAGGCGGCAACGTTATCGGCGTAGACCTGTCGGAGAGCCGGCTGCGCATGGCCCTGCAGTGCGGGTTGAATCATGCCGTTCAGATCGGACAGGGCAGCGTCAAGGAACAGATCATGGCGTTTACGCAAGGAGAAGGCGTGTCCACGATGATCGAAGCGACCGGCGTGCCGAAGGTGGCCGAAGACGCGCTCGATTGGGTGAAGCGCTCCGGCGAGTTGATTCTGCTCGGCAGCCCGCGAGGCGAATATCAGACGGATTTGACGAACGCGCTCAACCATTGCCATCTCTATCAAGGCGGCGACTTGACGCTGAAGGGCGCGCACGAATGGCGCTATCCCGTCATGCCGAACGAGTTCGTCAAGCATTCAATCTACCGCAACTCCAAGGTCGTGTTCAGCCTCATGGAACAGAACCGCCTGCAGATCGAACCGCTGATTAGCCATGTCGTGAAGCCGGAAGAAGCTCCTCAAGCTTACGAGGGGCTGCGTTTCCGCAAGGATGATTATAACGGCGTGTTGTTCGACTGGCAGTGA
- a CDS encoding polysaccharide deacetylase family protein, with amino-acid sequence MIEKLGFTANDRLLIINADDFGITKGTNEAIINLFEDNAITSASIMIPCSDSKEAMEISKQKGIKNIGIHLTLTSGELSPYTPAFNKRTLNSLIAADGKFHADVALLERNADEDEVRMEMEAQIQSAIVNGIDPTHLDSHAGSVMGLFTGRDFLEMAFDLCEKYCLPFNLPNRIVEQPFFNIDQRRLFQKRIASAKDRKIALIDDIVSLPYCLNPGIAYSKMKNQLAELLRNIRPGITQLTLHPSKITDQLKAITSCYTEREMEYRLLKDIDMKQLMNSERINLISWKELRDLQRSM; translated from the coding sequence ATGATTGAAAAGTTAGGCTTTACAGCCAATGACCGATTGCTAATTATCAATGCAGACGATTTCGGAATAACGAAGGGAACTAACGAAGCGATTATTAATTTGTTTGAAGATAACGCTATAACCTCCGCATCGATTATGATTCCTTGCTCAGATTCAAAGGAAGCTATGGAGATAAGCAAGCAAAAAGGCATAAAGAATATTGGAATTCATCTTACACTAACAAGTGGTGAGTTGAGTCCTTATACACCGGCGTTCAATAAAAGGACATTGAATAGTTTAATCGCAGCAGATGGAAAATTTCACGCTGATGTTGCTTTACTAGAGAGAAATGCCGACGAGGATGAGGTTCGAATGGAAATGGAGGCTCAGATTCAAAGTGCAATCGTTAATGGCATTGATCCAACCCATCTCGACAGCCATGCGGGGAGCGTTATGGGATTATTCACAGGTCGCGATTTTTTAGAAATGGCATTTGACTTATGTGAAAAATATTGCCTCCCATTTAATTTACCTAACAGGATCGTAGAACAGCCTTTTTTTAATATCGATCAACGGAGGTTGTTTCAAAAAAGGATCGCTTCGGCAAAAGATAGAAAAATCGCATTAATTGATGATATAGTTTCTCTTCCGTATTGCTTGAATCCCGGAATAGCGTACAGCAAAATGAAGAATCAATTAGCCGAACTGTTAAGGAACATAAGACCTGGAATAACCCAACTGACTCTACATCCGTCTAAAATAACCGACCAGTTAAAAGCAATAACGAGCTGTTATACAGAAAGGGAAATGGAATATCGTCTGCTTAAGGATATCGATATGAAGCAATTAATGAACAGTGAGCGGATTAATCTTATATCGTGGAAAGAACTACGAGATTTACAAAGAAGCATGTAG
- a CDS encoding ABC transporter permease produces the protein MMSSQFLRNIVKYRALFLMLLLPLSVLIFNNYIPMFGVIVAFKNYNFADGILGSPWQGLENFKYLFQTEDAWIATRNTVLYNLLFIVMTTVVAIFLAIALNELRSTKLSRMFQSVLLFPYFLSFVVVSYLAYAFLGGNGYINKAILEPMGLSSISWYTEAKDWIFILPLVNIWKNVGYGMVVYLAGIVGIDHEYYEAAVIDGATKWQQIRRITLPLMLPVIIVMVILQVGRIFNADFGLFFQVPLNTGALYPTTNVIDTFVYRSLLISGNVGMSAAAGFYQAVIGLVLVLATNLIVRRVSRENALF, from the coding sequence ATGATGTCTTCGCAATTTCTCCGAAACATCGTCAAATATCGTGCCTTGTTCTTGATGCTGCTGCTGCCTTTATCGGTATTGATCTTCAACAACTATATCCCGATGTTCGGCGTCATCGTTGCCTTCAAGAACTATAACTTTGCCGATGGGATCCTGGGAAGTCCTTGGCAAGGGCTGGAGAATTTCAAATACCTGTTCCAAACGGAAGATGCGTGGATCGCCACGCGGAATACGGTGCTGTACAATCTGTTGTTTATCGTGATGACTACCGTAGTTGCTATTTTTCTGGCGATTGCCTTGAATGAACTTCGAAGCACGAAGCTGTCGAGAATGTTTCAAAGCGTCCTGTTATTTCCTTACTTCCTGTCTTTCGTCGTTGTCAGCTACTTGGCATATGCTTTTCTCGGAGGAAACGGTTATATCAATAAGGCGATTTTGGAGCCGATGGGATTGTCCTCGATCTCCTGGTATACGGAAGCGAAGGATTGGATTTTCATCCTTCCATTGGTCAATATCTGGAAGAACGTCGGCTACGGGATGGTCGTATATTTGGCCGGCATCGTGGGAATCGATCACGAATATTACGAAGCGGCCGTCATCGACGGGGCCACGAAATGGCAGCAAATCCGCCGGATCACGCTTCCGTTAATGCTTCCGGTCATCATTGTCATGGTGATCTTGCAGGTCGGCAGAATTTTCAATGCGGATTTCGGTTTATTCTTCCAGGTTCCGCTCAATACAGGGGCATTGTATCCGACGACCAATGTTATCGATACGTTTGTCTATCGTTCCCTCTTAATTAGCGGCAATGTCGGCATGTCGGCGGCTGCCGGATTCTATCAGGCCGTAATTGGCTTGGTGCTGGTTTTGGCTACGAATCTCATCGTTCGCCGCGTAAGCAGAGAAAATGCGTTGTTCTAG